A region of Selenomonadales bacterium 4137-cl DNA encodes the following proteins:
- a CDS encoding DctP family TRAP transporter solute-binding subunit has product MKKAWILVLCLVLAVSLVVAGCGGGDKKAPEQKKIKMKMSVTTAESSPWTKGAQKFADIVKDKTKGRVTIQVFPNEQLSSGNQAKGIEQLQNGVTDLSFHSTIIYSVLDPKFSVISMPWIIPSNEAVDKAMKGAGGEKIKAILRAKGVEPLGFGENGFRQITNNKQPIATPADMEGLKIRIPGMKMYIDLFKALGADPTAMNFAEVFTALQQGTIDGQENPIPVIYTSKLGEVQKYMTIWNYSYDPLVLGINKKLFDSLDKETQQILRDAAKEACEYQIKLNREEADKQLAELKAKGMKVTVLTPAQIKAFQAKMGPVYEKYEPSIGKDLMDAFRNAGK; this is encoded by the coding sequence ATGAAAAAAGCGTGGATCCTAGTTCTCTGTCTCGTCCTCGCGGTCTCCCTGGTCGTAGCCGGCTGCGGCGGCGGCGACAAAAAAGCTCCCGAACAGAAAAAGATCAAAATGAAAATGAGCGTCACCACCGCGGAAAGCTCCCCCTGGACCAAAGGCGCGCAAAAATTCGCCGACATCGTCAAAGACAAAACCAAAGGCCGCGTCACCATCCAGGTATTCCCCAACGAGCAGCTCTCCAGCGGCAACCAGGCTAAAGGCATCGAGCAGCTCCAGAACGGCGTAACCGACCTGTCCTTCCACTCCACCATCATCTACTCCGTTCTCGACCCCAAATTCAGCGTCATCTCCATGCCGTGGATAATCCCCAGCAACGAAGCTGTTGACAAAGCCATGAAAGGCGCCGGCGGCGAAAAAATCAAGGCGATCCTCCGCGCCAAAGGCGTAGAACCGCTTGGCTTCGGCGAAAACGGCTTCCGCCAGATCACCAACAACAAGCAACCCATCGCCACCCCCGCCGACATGGAAGGCCTCAAAATCCGCATCCCGGGCATGAAGATGTACATCGACCTCTTCAAAGCCCTCGGCGCCGATCCCACCGCCATGAACTTCGCCGAAGTCTTCACCGCCCTTCAGCAGGGCACCATCGACGGTCAGGAAAACCCCATCCCCGTCATCTACACCAGCAAACTCGGCGAAGTCCAGAAATACATGACCATCTGGAACTACTCCTATGACCCGCTCGTGCTTGGCATCAACAAAAAACTGTTCGACTCCCTCGACAAAGAAACCCAGCAGATCCTGCGCGACGCCGCCAAGGAAGCCTGCGAATACCAGATCAAACTCAACCGCGAAGAAGCGGACAAACAACTGGCCGAACTCAAAGCCAAAGGCATGAAGGTCACCGTCCTCACCCCCGCTCAGATCAAAGCCTTCCAGGCCAAAATGGGCCCCGTATACGAAAAATACGAGCCCAGCATCGGCAAAGACCTGATGGACGCCTTCCGGAACGCCGGCAAATAG
- a CDS encoding alpha-ketoacid dehydrogenase subunit beta, with amino-acid sequence MKTITYGQAISEALREEMLRDDNVFILGEDMAVMGSVFGLTKGFLEEFGENRVIDTPISEAGFTAMAVGAALRGLRPVVEIMYVDFTPVCFDAIVNQAAKMRYMTGGQTSVPLVIRCPGGAGRRNAGQHSQSLEALFTHIPGLKVIAPSTPADMKGLLKAAIRDDDPVICIEHKLLYAAKGEVPEGEHLIPLGSAAVRRPGRDVTVIAWSRQVHSALEAAKTLAAEGIDAEVIDLRSLVPLDWETLASSVRKTHRAVIVHEAVKRGGYGGELAAQIGEDLFDSLDAPVKRVAGLNVVPPFSPALEDFIYPNPGDIAAAVRETLGR; translated from the coding sequence ATGAAGACCATCACCTACGGGCAGGCCATCAGCGAAGCCCTCCGCGAAGAAATGCTCCGCGACGACAACGTCTTCATTCTTGGCGAAGACATGGCCGTCATGGGCAGCGTCTTCGGCCTCACCAAAGGCTTCCTCGAGGAATTCGGCGAAAACCGCGTCATCGACACCCCCATCTCCGAAGCCGGCTTCACCGCCATGGCCGTCGGCGCCGCCCTGCGCGGCCTCCGGCCGGTCGTCGAAATAATGTACGTCGACTTCACCCCCGTCTGCTTCGACGCCATCGTCAACCAAGCCGCAAAAATGCGCTACATGACCGGCGGCCAGACCAGCGTCCCCCTCGTCATCCGCTGCCCCGGGGGCGCCGGACGGCGCAACGCCGGCCAGCACTCCCAGAGCCTCGAGGCCCTCTTCACCCACATCCCCGGCCTCAAAGTCATCGCCCCCAGCACCCCGGCCGACATGAAAGGCCTCCTCAAAGCCGCCATCCGCGACGACGACCCCGTCATCTGCATCGAACACAAACTCCTCTACGCCGCCAAAGGCGAAGTCCCCGAAGGCGAGCACCTCATCCCCCTCGGCTCCGCCGCCGTCAGGCGACCCGGCCGCGACGTCACCGTCATCGCCTGGTCCCGCCAGGTCCACTCCGCCCTCGAAGCCGCGAAAACCCTGGCCGCCGAAGGCATCGACGCCGAAGTAATCGACCTCAGGAGCCTCGTGCCCCTCGACTGGGAAACTCTTGCCTCCTCCGTGCGCAAAACCCATCGCGCCGTCATCGTCCACGAAGCCGTCAAACGCGGCGGCTACGGCGGCGAACTCGCCGCCCAGATCGGCGAAGACCTTTTCGACAGCCTCGACGCCCCCGTCAAAAGAGTGGCCGGCCTCAACGTCGTCCCGCCCTTCAGCCCGGCCCTCGAAGACTTCATCTACCCCAACCCCGGCGACATCGCCGCCGCCGTCAGAGAAACCCTCGGCCGGTAA
- a CDS encoding dihydrolipoamide acetyltransferase family protein, protein MATNFSMPQLGLTMTEGTVSKWFKQVGEKVAAGEILAEISTDKITNQIEAPADGVLLAVLVPEGGVAPVQAVLAVIGEPGEKIDAAEAEVAAAAPAPAAQAQAPAAPAPAARAAAGDGRVIASPLAKKLAQEKGIDLALVTGTGPNGRVVEKDILAYAARQAAAPKASPLAAKIAAEHGVDLAAIAKDSRIMAADVRAAMPAQAPAAAVPLTGMRKVISDRMALSWQTTPHVHNTVEIDMTEATNLKDKLAQQGSKFSFTELIVKCSAKALAEFPMVNNSYVDGSLVVNKAINIGIAVALEDGLIVPVVRNADQKTLAQLRADIGELAAKARGGKLLPDDYTGGTFTVTNLGMYGVDHFTPIINPPESAILGVCRTVPRPVVVDGAIVIRPMMNLCLGYNHRIIDGALAGKFLARVRELLEQPMLLL, encoded by the coding sequence ATGGCGACAAACTTTTCGATGCCCCAGCTCGGGCTCACCATGACCGAAGGCACGGTCAGCAAATGGTTCAAACAAGTGGGGGAGAAGGTGGCCGCCGGCGAAATCCTGGCCGAAATCTCCACCGACAAAATCACCAACCAGATCGAAGCCCCCGCTGACGGCGTCCTGCTCGCCGTCCTCGTCCCCGAAGGCGGCGTCGCCCCCGTACAGGCCGTCCTCGCTGTCATCGGCGAACCTGGCGAAAAAATCGACGCCGCCGAGGCCGAAGTCGCCGCCGCCGCTCCCGCCCCGGCCGCCCAGGCCCAGGCGCCCGCCGCTCCCGCTCCGGCCGCTCGCGCCGCCGCCGGAGACGGTCGCGTCATCGCCTCGCCCCTCGCCAAAAAACTCGCCCAAGAAAAAGGCATCGACCTTGCCCTCGTAACCGGCACCGGCCCCAACGGCCGCGTCGTCGAAAAAGACATCCTCGCCTACGCCGCACGCCAGGCCGCGGCCCCCAAAGCCTCGCCCCTGGCCGCCAAAATAGCCGCCGAGCATGGCGTCGACCTTGCCGCCATCGCCAAAGACAGCCGCATCATGGCCGCCGACGTCCGCGCCGCCATGCCGGCCCAGGCGCCCGCCGCCGCCGTTCCCCTCACCGGCATGCGCAAAGTGATCTCCGACCGCATGGCCCTCAGCTGGCAAACCACCCCCCATGTCCACAACACCGTCGAAATCGATATGACCGAAGCCACCAACCTCAAAGACAAGCTCGCCCAACAGGGCAGCAAATTCTCCTTCACCGAGCTCATCGTAAAATGCTCGGCCAAAGCGCTCGCCGAATTCCCCATGGTCAACAACTCCTACGTCGACGGCAGCCTCGTCGTCAACAAAGCCATCAACATCGGCATCGCCGTCGCCCTGGAGGACGGTCTCATCGTCCCCGTCGTCAGAAACGCCGACCAGAAAACCCTCGCCCAACTGCGGGCCGACATAGGCGAACTCGCCGCTAAAGCGCGAGGCGGCAAACTGCTGCCCGACGACTACACCGGCGGCACCTTCACCGTCACCAACCTCGGCATGTACGGCGTCGACCACTTCACCCCCATCATCAACCCCCCCGAATCCGCCATCCTCGGCGTCTGCCGCACCGTCCCGCGCCCCGTCGTCGTCGACGGCGCCATCGTCATCCGGCCGATGATGAACCTCTGCCTCGGCTACAACCACCGCATCATCGACGGTGCGCTCGCCGGCAAATTCCTGGCCCGGGTCCGCGAACTGCTCGAACAACCCATGCTCCTGCTCTAA
- a CDS encoding TRAP transporter small permease, giving the protein MSKLFDAIEDWFLAITLGAMLLLNFGNVLSRYFLNLSMSFTEEITTNLFVWSCFFGAAAAAKRGAHLGLSLFTDMLSAKWQRVCALFVTLLALIMFAVIIWTSIGMVQSQIASKQTTPALGIPEWTMGIAVPVGAAFCFVRFAQAGWLAWRKGGN; this is encoded by the coding sequence ATGTCCAAACTGTTTGACGCCATCGAGGATTGGTTCCTCGCCATCACCCTTGGGGCCATGCTGCTCCTCAACTTCGGCAACGTCCTTTCCCGCTACTTCCTCAACCTTTCTATGTCCTTCACCGAAGAAATAACCACCAACCTGTTCGTCTGGAGCTGCTTCTTCGGCGCGGCCGCCGCCGCCAAACGCGGCGCCCACCTCGGCCTCAGCCTCTTCACCGACATGCTGTCCGCGAAGTGGCAACGGGTTTGCGCCCTCTTCGTAACCTTACTCGCCCTCATCATGTTCGCCGTCATCATCTGGACCAGCATCGGCATGGTCCAGTCTCAGATCGCCAGTAAACAGACCACCCCGGCCCTCGGCATCCCCGAATGGACCATGGGCATCGCTGTGCCCGTCGGCGCGGCCTTCTGCTTCGTACGCTTCGCCCAGGCCGGCTGGCTGGCCTGGCGGAAGGGGGGCAACTGA
- a CDS encoding alpha-ketoacid dehydrogenase subunit beta, with the protein MREISFSEATLEAMAEEMERDERVFVMGEDIARQGGIFGQFKGLPQKFGTDRVRDTPISETAIVGAGVGAALAGMRPVVDMHFADFITVCMDEVVNQMAKIRYMFGGQCTVPVVLRAPDGIIRSAAAQHSQTLESWFLHVPGLKVVIPSNPADAKGLLKSAIRSDDPVLYFEHKALFPTKGPVPEGEHLVPIGKANIVRPGSDVTIVSYSMMLHRTVEAAAQLAERGIEAEIIDLRTISPIDFETINASLAKTHRLLIVHEAVKTGGVGAEIAARVAEENLDLLDAPIVRLGAPYVPIPFSPNLEKFVKITADDVTLAASKLCE; encoded by the coding sequence ATGCGGGAAATAAGCTTCTCCGAAGCGACCCTCGAAGCCATGGCCGAAGAAATGGAGCGCGACGAGCGCGTCTTCGTAATGGGTGAGGACATCGCCCGCCAGGGCGGCATATTCGGCCAATTCAAAGGCCTGCCCCAGAAATTCGGCACCGACAGAGTCCGCGACACGCCCATCTCCGAAACAGCCATCGTCGGCGCCGGCGTCGGCGCAGCCCTTGCCGGCATGCGGCCGGTAGTAGACATGCACTTCGCCGACTTCATCACCGTCTGCATGGACGAAGTAGTCAACCAGATGGCCAAAATCCGTTACATGTTCGGCGGCCAGTGCACCGTCCCCGTAGTCCTCCGCGCCCCCGACGGCATCATCCGCTCGGCGGCCGCCCAGCATTCCCAGACCCTCGAATCCTGGTTCCTCCACGTTCCCGGCCTCAAAGTCGTCATCCCCTCGAACCCGGCTGACGCCAAAGGCCTCCTCAAATCCGCCATCCGCAGCGACGACCCCGTTCTCTACTTCGAACACAAAGCCCTCTTCCCCACCAAAGGGCCGGTGCCGGAAGGCGAGCACCTCGTCCCCATCGGCAAAGCCAACATCGTGCGGCCGGGCAGCGACGTCACCATCGTCTCCTACTCCATGATGCTCCACCGCACCGTCGAAGCCGCCGCCCAGCTCGCGGAACGGGGCATCGAGGCCGAAATCATCGACCTTCGCACCATCTCGCCCATCGACTTTGAAACCATCAACGCCTCCCTCGCCAAGACCCACCGGCTCCTCATCGTCCACGAAGCCGTAAAGACCGGCGGGGTAGGAGCGGAAATCGCCGCCCGCGTAGCCGAGGAAAACCTCGACCTCCTCGACGCGCCCATCGTGCGGCTCGGCGCTCCCTATGTGCCGATACCCTTCAGCCCCAACCTCGAGAAATTCGTCAAAATCACCGCTGACGACGTTACCCTCGCAGCTTCCAAGCTGTGTGAGTAA
- the lpdA gene encoding dihydrolipoyl dehydrogenase, whose amino-acid sequence MKKIVVIGGGPGGYVAAIRAAQLGAEVHLVENQHIGGTCLNVGCIPTKALLHAAELYHAITHGASQGIKADNVTVDWPAVMARKRAVVTKLVRGVEGLLKANGVTVHRGAGALKGPRTVEIGGDSPVTLEADAVIIATGSEPVRINFPGADLPGVIDSTAALSLQAIPASLAIIGGGVIGVEFAALYRSFGAEVTVIEMLPEILPPVDGEIAALIRGHLAKQGVKFLTGARLSEVKQTDAGLAAVVVAGDKTQEIVAEQVLVAVGRRPRTEGLGLEAAGVAAERGRIKVDANFMTNQSGVYAVGDVNGLIMLAHAASAQGIAAVEHALGHRSAYHVNTIPSCIYTNPEVAGVGLTEEAAKAQGIAYNTGTFQLAGNGKALIESGGTGQIKIISGAKHGEILGVHIFGPRATDLIAEAALALRLEATVDELVTTIHAHPTVSEAMGEAALAVAGAAIHWPPARKS is encoded by the coding sequence ATGAAAAAAATTGTTGTCATCGGCGGCGGGCCCGGCGGCTACGTCGCCGCCATCCGCGCCGCCCAGCTCGGCGCCGAAGTCCACCTCGTCGAAAACCAGCACATCGGCGGCACCTGCCTCAACGTCGGCTGCATCCCCACCAAAGCCCTCCTCCACGCCGCCGAACTCTACCACGCCATCACCCACGGCGCCTCCCAGGGCATCAAAGCCGACAACGTCACCGTCGACTGGCCGGCCGTCATGGCCCGCAAACGCGCCGTCGTCACCAAACTCGTCCGCGGCGTCGAAGGCCTCCTCAAAGCCAACGGCGTCACCGTCCACCGCGGCGCCGGCGCCCTCAAAGGCCCCCGCACCGTCGAAATCGGCGGCGACAGCCCGGTCACCCTCGAAGCCGACGCCGTCATCATCGCCACCGGCTCCGAGCCTGTCCGCATCAATTTTCCCGGCGCCGACCTGCCCGGAGTCATCGACAGCACCGCCGCCCTCTCCCTGCAGGCCATCCCCGCCTCACTCGCCATCATCGGCGGCGGCGTCATCGGCGTAGAATTCGCCGCCCTCTACCGGTCCTTCGGCGCCGAAGTCACCGTCATCGAAATGCTGCCTGAAATCCTCCCGCCCGTCGACGGCGAAATCGCCGCCCTCATCCGCGGCCACCTCGCCAAACAGGGCGTCAAATTCCTCACCGGCGCGCGACTCAGCGAAGTCAAACAGACCGACGCCGGCCTCGCCGCCGTCGTCGTCGCCGGCGACAAAACCCAGGAAATCGTCGCCGAACAGGTCCTCGTAGCCGTCGGCCGCCGCCCGCGCACCGAAGGCCTCGGCCTCGAAGCCGCCGGCGTCGCCGCCGAGCGCGGCCGCATCAAAGTCGACGCCAACTTCATGACCAACCAGAGCGGCGTCTACGCCGTCGGCGACGTCAACGGCCTCATCATGCTCGCTCACGCCGCCTCCGCCCAGGGCATCGCCGCCGTTGAACACGCCCTCGGCCACCGGAGCGCCTACCACGTCAACACCATTCCCTCTTGCATCTACACCAACCCCGAAGTCGCCGGCGTCGGCCTCACCGAAGAGGCGGCCAAGGCGCAGGGGATCGCCTACAACACCGGCACCTTCCAACTGGCCGGCAACGGCAAAGCCCTCATCGAAAGCGGCGGCACCGGCCAGATCAAAATCATCTCCGGCGCCAAACACGGCGAAATCCTCGGCGTCCACATCTTCGGCCCCCGCGCCACCGACCTCATCGCCGAAGCCGCCCTCGCCCTAAGGCTCGAAGCCACCGTCGACGAACTCGTCACCACCATCCACGCCC
- a CDS encoding thiamine pyrophosphate-dependent dehydrogenase E1 component subunit alpha produces the protein MKTKANQHGLETLLRFYREMQRVRQFDQKAAELFTQGRMAGNIHTCVGQEATAVGACQALEPTDFITATHRGHGHCLAKGGRAAIMMAELFGKATGYCKGKGGSMHIADLGLGILGANGIVGAGIPIAAGSALASKIKGGREVTLAFFGDGASNEGAFHEALNMASAWRLPVIFLCENNKYGVSVAIDRVTSIADIADRAKAYDIPGIVVDGNDVVAVFEAVSAAAARARAGEGPSLIEAKTYRHRGHYEGDPQIYKPADEVAAWKKRDPLILLQDAILALDPAAADKLAAVEDEIRREIEDAVRFAEESPYPGPAEVVSDVYAADNERSVAR, from the coding sequence ATGAAAACGAAAGCAAACCAACACGGCCTTGAGACCCTGCTGCGCTTCTATCGGGAAATGCAGCGCGTCCGCCAGTTCGACCAAAAAGCCGCCGAACTCTTCACCCAGGGCCGCATGGCCGGCAACATCCACACCTGCGTCGGTCAGGAAGCCACCGCCGTCGGCGCCTGCCAGGCCTTAGAGCCGACCGACTTCATCACCGCCACCCACCGCGGCCACGGCCACTGCCTCGCCAAAGGCGGCCGGGCCGCCATCATGATGGCCGAACTCTTCGGCAAAGCCACCGGCTACTGCAAAGGCAAAGGCGGCTCCATGCACATCGCCGACCTCGGCCTCGGCATCCTCGGCGCCAACGGCATCGTCGGCGCCGGCATCCCCATCGCCGCCGGCTCGGCCCTCGCCAGCAAAATCAAAGGCGGCCGCGAAGTCACCCTCGCCTTCTTCGGCGACGGCGCCTCCAACGAAGGCGCCTTCCACGAAGCCCTCAACATGGCCTCCGCCTGGCGCCTGCCCGTCATCTTCCTGTGCGAAAACAACAAATACGGCGTCTCCGTCGCCATCGACCGCGTCACCAGCATCGCCGACATCGCCGACCGCGCCAAAGCCTACGACATCCCCGGCATCGTCGTCGACGGCAACGACGTCGTCGCCGTCTTCGAAGCCGTAAGCGCCGCCGCAGCGCGCGCCAGGGCAGGGGAGGGGCCATCCCTCATCGAAGCCAAAACCTACCGCCACCGCGGCCACTATGAAGGCGACCCCCAGATCTACAAACCCGCCGACGAAGTCGCCGCCTGGAAAAAACGCGACCCGCTCATCCTTCTGCAGGATGCCATCCTTGCGCTTGACCCCGCCGCAGCCGACAAACTGGCCGCCGTCGAAGACGAAATTCGCCGCGAAATCGAGGACGCCGTCCGTTTCGCCGAGGAATCCCCCTACCCAGGGCCGGCCGAAGTAGTCAGCGACGTCTACGCCGCCGACAACGAGAGGAGCGTGGCCAGATGA
- a CDS encoding thiamine pyrophosphate-dependent dehydrogenase E1 component subunit alpha: MKHDAEFLRHLYRRMTSIRLFEEKIGELFLGGELPGFVHLYIGEEAIAVGVCANLTDQDYITSTHRGHGHCIAKGAQVRPMMAEIFGKATGYCKGKGGSMHIADFSVGMLGANGVVGGGYNLAVGAALAAQMRKTGQVAVCFFGDGASNRGTFHEGINMAAAWKLPVIFVNENNQWASTTPYRTTTAIEDIADRAKAYGIPGVVCDGNDVFSVIETAKAAVERARAGDGPTLIEAKTYRIKGHFVGDPEMYRTKAEVQKHLDENDPLKNFANKVIAAKLLKQADLDAIRDEVAREIEQAVGEARQAPYPDESELFADLYVEGVK, encoded by the coding sequence TTGAAACATGATGCCGAATTTTTGCGCCACCTCTACCGGCGGATGACAAGCATCAGACTATTCGAAGAAAAAATCGGCGAACTCTTCCTCGGCGGCGAACTGCCGGGCTTCGTCCACCTCTACATCGGTGAAGAAGCCATTGCCGTAGGCGTATGCGCCAACCTCACCGACCAGGACTACATCACCAGCACCCATCGCGGCCACGGACACTGCATCGCCAAAGGCGCACAGGTCCGGCCGATGATGGCCGAAATCTTCGGCAAAGCCACCGGCTACTGCAAAGGCAAAGGCGGCTCCATGCACATCGCCGACTTCTCCGTCGGCATGCTCGGCGCCAACGGCGTCGTCGGCGGCGGCTACAACCTCGCCGTAGGCGCGGCCCTCGCCGCCCAGATGCGCAAAACTGGCCAGGTAGCCGTCTGCTTCTTCGGCGACGGCGCCTCCAACCGCGGCACCTTCCACGAAGGCATCAACATGGCCGCCGCCTGGAAACTGCCGGTCATCTTCGTCAACGAAAACAACCAGTGGGCATCCACCACACCCTACCGCACCACCACCGCCATCGAAGACATCGCCGACCGCGCCAAAGCCTACGGCATCCCCGGCGTCGTCTGCGACGGCAACGACGTCTTCTCCGTCATCGAAACCGCCAAGGCAGCCGTGGAACGCGCCCGCGCCGGCGACGGCCCCACCCTCATCGAGGCCAAAACCTACCGCATCAAAGGCCACTTCGTCGGCGACCCGGAAATGTACCGCACCAAAGCCGAAGTGCAGAAACACCTCGACGAAAACGACCCGCTTAAAAACTTCGCCAACAAGGTCATCGCCGCCAAGCTCCTCAAACAGGCCGACCTCGACGCCATCCGCGACGAAGTCGCCCGCGAAATCGAGCAGGCGGTCGGGGAAGCCCGACAGGCGCCATACCCCGACGAATCCGAACTATTCGCAGACCTATACGTGGAAGGGGTGAAGTAA
- a CDS encoding TRAP transporter large permease, giving the protein MDIEPGILLFIVFGLLLCFNTPIAIALGLGGVITIVLSGGSLDIVAFTMYSATAKFTLLAIPFFILAGVVMEQAGVSSRLVRFANVCVGHITGGLAIVLVVTSCFFAAISGSGPATVAALGAILIPAMSEAGYDKSMASALMANAGAIGIIIPPSIAFVVYGVVAEVSIGKLFMAGVIPGLVIGLALAVVSYIISKKRGWGGGGKKPTMRELWDAFKDAAWGLMTPVIILGGIYGGIFTPTEAAGVAAVYGLFVGFFVYKELNLAKLKKLLIDASVGSAVVMLIVASATLFAWLVTTEGVAQDMSKAMVEFSNNKYVILLIMNLILIVAGCFIDAISAYYILLPIFIPILNAVGVDLVLFGVIMTVNLAIGQITPPVGVNLYVACNIANISLKQISRAVMPFLIASLIALAAITYIPAVSLWLPNILGMK; this is encoded by the coding sequence ATGGATATTGAACCCGGCATTCTCTTATTTATCGTCTTCGGCCTTCTGCTCTGCTTCAACACCCCCATCGCCATAGCCCTCGGCCTCGGCGGCGTCATCACCATCGTCCTCAGCGGCGGCTCCCTCGACATCGTAGCTTTCACCATGTACTCGGCCACCGCCAAATTCACCCTCCTCGCCATTCCCTTCTTCATCCTCGCCGGCGTCGTCATGGAGCAGGCCGGCGTCTCCAGCCGCCTCGTCCGCTTCGCCAACGTCTGCGTCGGCCACATCACCGGCGGTCTGGCCATCGTCCTCGTCGTCACCTCCTGCTTCTTCGCCGCCATTTCCGGCTCCGGCCCGGCCACCGTCGCCGCGCTGGGCGCTATCCTCATCCCCGCCATGTCCGAAGCAGGCTACGACAAATCCATGGCCTCGGCCCTCATGGCCAACGCCGGCGCCATCGGCATAATCATCCCTCCCAGCATCGCCTTCGTCGTCTACGGCGTAGTCGCCGAAGTCTCGATCGGCAAACTCTTCATGGCCGGCGTCATCCCCGGTCTCGTAATCGGCCTCGCCCTCGCCGTCGTCAGCTACATTATCTCCAAAAAACGCGGCTGGGGAGGCGGCGGCAAAAAACCCACCATGCGCGAACTGTGGGACGCCTTTAAAGACGCCGCCTGGGGCCTCATGACCCCGGTAATCATCCTCGGCGGCATCTACGGCGGCATCTTCACCCCCACCGAAGCGGCGGGCGTCGCCGCCGTATACGGCCTGTTCGTAGGCTTCTTCGTTTACAAGGAACTCAACCTGGCCAAACTCAAAAAACTCCTCATCGACGCCTCCGTAGGCTCGGCGGTCGTTATGCTCATCGTCGCCTCCGCCACACTATTCGCCTGGCTCGTAACCACCGAAGGCGTCGCTCAGGACATGTCCAAAGCCATGGTCGAATTCTCCAACAACAAATACGTAATCCTCCTCATCATGAACCTCATCCTCATCGTCGCCGGCTGCTTCATCGACGCCATCTCCGCCTACTACATCCTCCTGCCCATCTTCATCCCCATCCTCAACGCCGTCGGAGTCGACCTCGTCCTCTTCGGCGTCATCATGACCGTCAACCTCGCCATCGGGCAGATCACCCCGCCGGTCGGCGTCAACCTCTACGTAGCCTGCAACATCGCCAACATCAGCCTCAAACAGATCTCGCGGGCCGTCATGCCCTTCCTCATCGCCTCCCTCATAGCCCTCGCGGCCATCACCTACATCCCCGCCGTATCCCTGTGGCTGCCCAACATCCTAGGCATGAAATAA